From a region of the Acinetobacter calcoaceticus genome:
- the rho gene encoding transcription termination factor Rho, with product MNLTELKKKPIGELIKIAEFMGLEGMARNRKQDIIFAILKRHAMNGEEIFGDGVLEILSDGFGFLRSAAGSYLAGPDDIYVSPSQIRRFNLRTGDTITGTIRPPKEGERYFALLKVNQINYDTPENSRNKILFENLTPLFPTEQLVMELGNGTTEDLTSRVVDLVAPIGKGQRSIIVAPPKAGKTMLLQNIAQSIVRNNPEVFLIVLLIDERPEEVTEMERTVRGEVIASTFDEAPARHVQVAEMVIEKAKRLVEHKKDVVILLDSITRLARAYNTVIPSSGKVLTGGVDAHALERPKRFFGAARNIEEGGSLTIISTALIETGSKMDDVIYEEFKGTGNQEITLDRRIAEKRVFPAMNIKKSGTRREERLMDDDNLRKVWILRKLLHPMDELAAMEFLLDRMKETKTNDDFFDQMKRKAST from the coding sequence GGTGAATTAATTAAAATTGCTGAATTTATGGGCCTGGAAGGTATGGCTCGTAACCGAAAGCAAGATATTATCTTTGCCATTTTGAAACGCCATGCGATGAATGGCGAAGAAATTTTTGGTGACGGCGTTCTTGAAATTCTCTCTGATGGTTTTGGTTTTTTGCGCTCTGCCGCAGGTTCGTATTTAGCAGGTCCGGATGATATTTATGTGAGTCCCTCACAAATCCGACGCTTTAACTTGCGTACAGGCGATACCATCACAGGTACTATTCGCCCTCCAAAAGAAGGTGAGCGTTATTTTGCGTTGCTCAAAGTTAACCAGATTAACTATGACACGCCAGAAAATTCTCGAAATAAAATTCTATTTGAAAACTTAACACCCCTTTTCCCAACCGAACAATTGGTTATGGAACTAGGTAATGGTACGACAGAAGACTTAACTTCTCGTGTTGTTGACTTAGTTGCGCCAATCGGTAAAGGTCAACGTTCTATTATTGTTGCACCGCCAAAAGCGGGTAAGACAATGCTACTTCAAAATATTGCTCAATCTATTGTTAGAAACAATCCTGAAGTATTCCTGATTGTTCTATTAATTGACGAGCGTCCAGAAGAAGTAACTGAAATGGAACGTACTGTTCGCGGTGAAGTCATTGCTTCAACATTCGATGAAGCTCCTGCTCGCCACGTACAAGTTGCAGAAATGGTGATTGAAAAAGCAAAACGTCTTGTTGAACATAAAAAAGACGTTGTGATTCTGCTTGACTCTATTACCCGTTTAGCGCGTGCATATAACACTGTCATTCCTTCATCAGGTAAAGTATTAACTGGTGGTGTAGATGCTCACGCATTAGAGCGCCCTAAACGCTTCTTCGGTGCTGCACGTAATATTGAAGAAGGTGGATCTCTTACGATCATCTCAACTGCTTTGATTGAAACAGGCAGTAAAATGGATGACGTAATTTATGAAGAATTTAAAGGTACAGGTAACCAAGAGATCACTCTTGATCGCCGTATTGCTGAAAAACGCGTCTTCCCTGCCATGAATATTAAGAAATCTGGTACCCGTCGTGAAGAGCGTTTAATGGATGATGATAACTTACGTAAAGTATGGATCCTCCGTAAGCTCCTTCATCCTATGGATGAGTTGGCGGCAATGGAATTCTTACTTGATCGTATGAAAGAAACTAAAACAAATGATGATTTCTTCGATCAAATGAAGCGTAAAGCTTCAACTTAA
- a CDS encoding integration host factor subunit alpha, with the protein MTALTKADMADHLSELTSLNRREAKQMVELFFDEISQALIAGEQVKLSGFGNFELRDKRERPGRNPKTGEEIPISARRVVTFRAGQKFRQRVGNEQID; encoded by the coding sequence ATGACAGCATTAACTAAAGCAGACATGGCTGATCATTTAAGTGAGTTAACCAGCTTAAATCGCCGTGAAGCAAAACAAATGGTCGAGTTGTTCTTCGACGAAATTAGCCAAGCACTTATTGCGGGAGAGCAGGTTAAGCTCTCTGGTTTCGGTAATTTTGAATTAAGAGATAAACGCGAACGTCCAGGACGTAATCCTAAAACAGGCGAAGAAATTCCAATTTCTGCTCGCCGTGTAGTGACCTTTAGAGCAGGTCAAAAGTTTAGACAACGCGTTGGAAATGAGCAGATCGATTGA
- the pheT gene encoding phenylalanine--tRNA ligase subunit beta, with the protein MKISENWLRTWVNPAIDSDTLSDQLTMLGLEVDELAPVAKPFTGVVIGEVLTVEQHPDADRLRVTTVNIGSGEPLQIVCGAPNVRAGMKAPVATIGAVLPGDFKIKKGKLRGIESQGMLCGASEIDLEDKIDGLLELPADAPVGVNIREYLKLDDNIIDISITPNRGDCFSIRGIAREIAVINQLQMNEPVINAVDATIADEKKVVISTEGAPRYLGRVVKNVNIKAATPEWMAQALSRSGIRTHSILVDVTNYVLMELGQPMHAFDLSKIEGTVHVRQATQQEKLQLLNDQEVELPEDIMVIADDQKALAIAGIMGGLASSVTDDTTDIFLESAFFAPLAIAGRARRFGLHTDSSQRYERGVDFELPLIAMNRASQLIQELAGGEFGPITVAEKTDLLPKREAIELKQAQVDQLLGYQVAGEFIADALTRLGCKVTVKAEGEWSVVPPSHRYDMAIYQDLIEEVARIDGYDNIQISLPSMDVKFAKYQDRFELTELRQTIVTLGYQEAISFSFADAKLEKQLNPEVKPLMLANPISSDLAAMRSTLLSSLIPCVQYNLNRQQSRVRFFEFGLRFDYQNAKSIEDLQQTPTLALVAVGSQEPESWHAKPQPMDFFDFKGEIEEILAAGRVNVEYVRSERAWLHPGQSAEILVDGKSIGYLGRLHPSLENDLDLSTTWVAELDQTAVLQSYVSNFTELSRFPSVRRDIALLISDNINVRDIQQLIEQTGGELLDSTWLFDVYTGQGVEDGKRSLAFALLWQHPSRTLEDAEIKSGMDNIIQVLENTYQATLRAS; encoded by the coding sequence ATGAAGATTAGCGAAAATTGGCTACGCACATGGGTTAACCCGGCAATTGATAGTGATACATTATCTGATCAGTTGACGATGCTTGGTCTTGAAGTTGATGAATTGGCACCAGTGGCTAAACCATTTACAGGCGTTGTAATTGGTGAAGTGTTAACTGTTGAGCAGCACCCTGATGCAGACCGTTTACGTGTTACAACAGTGAATATTGGTTCGGGTGAGCCTTTACAAATTGTGTGTGGCGCACCGAACGTTCGCGCTGGAATGAAAGCTCCAGTTGCAACCATTGGGGCAGTATTACCTGGCGATTTTAAAATCAAAAAAGGTAAACTTCGTGGAATTGAATCACAAGGAATGCTTTGTGGTGCTTCTGAGATTGATCTTGAAGATAAAATCGATGGTTTACTTGAATTACCAGCCGATGCTCCAGTCGGAGTAAATATCCGTGAATACCTCAAACTTGACGACAATATTATTGATATCAGTATTACGCCAAACCGTGGTGACTGTTTTAGTATTCGTGGTATTGCCCGTGAAATTGCAGTTATTAATCAATTGCAAATGAATGAACCCGTAATTAACGCGGTTGATGCCACCATTGCTGATGAGAAAAAAGTAGTTATCAGTACTGAAGGCGCTCCGCGTTATTTAGGGCGTGTAGTTAAAAATGTTAATATAAAAGCTGCTACTCCTGAGTGGATGGCACAGGCTTTATCACGTTCAGGAATCCGTACTCATAGTATTTTGGTTGATGTGACCAACTATGTCCTAATGGAATTGGGTCAACCAATGCATGCATTCGATTTGTCTAAAATCGAAGGGACGGTACATGTTCGTCAAGCAACACAACAAGAAAAGTTACAACTTCTGAATGATCAAGAAGTTGAGTTGCCAGAAGATATTATGGTGATTGCTGACGACCAAAAAGCTTTGGCAATTGCTGGAATTATGGGTGGTTTAGCGTCAAGTGTAACCGATGATACGACTGATATCTTCTTAGAAAGTGCTTTCTTCGCTCCACTTGCTATTGCTGGACGTGCTCGTCGTTTTGGTTTACATACAGATTCTTCGCAGCGCTATGAACGTGGTGTAGATTTTGAATTACCTTTAATTGCGATGAATCGTGCTTCTCAGCTTATTCAAGAGTTAGCGGGTGGTGAATTTGGCCCAATTACTGTAGCTGAAAAAACTGACTTACTTCCAAAACGTGAAGCCATTGAACTGAAACAAGCTCAGGTAGACCAATTATTGGGATATCAAGTCGCAGGTGAGTTCATTGCAGATGCTTTAACCCGACTAGGGTGTAAGGTAACAGTTAAAGCTGAAGGTGAGTGGAGCGTAGTGCCGCCATCGCATCGTTATGATATGGCTATTTATCAAGATTTAATTGAAGAAGTTGCGCGTATTGATGGCTATGACAATATCCAGATTAGCTTACCAAGCATGGATGTTAAATTTGCTAAATACCAAGATCGTTTTGAGCTCACTGAGTTGCGTCAAACGATCGTGACTTTAGGTTATCAAGAAGCAATTAGTTTTAGTTTTGCGGATGCGAAACTTGAAAAGCAATTAAATCCCGAAGTTAAGCCATTGATGTTAGCAAATCCAATTTCAAGCGATTTGGCTGCAATGCGTAGTACGTTGCTTTCTAGTTTAATTCCTTGCGTACAATATAATCTCAACCGTCAGCAAAGTCGTGTTCGTTTCTTCGAATTCGGGCTGCGTTTTGATTATCAAAATGCTAAGAGCATTGAAGACTTACAGCAGACCCCTACCTTGGCTTTGGTGGCAGTCGGCTCGCAAGAACCAGAATCATGGCATGCTAAGCCTCAACCAATGGATTTCTTTGATTTCAAAGGTGAGATTGAAGAGATATTAGCTGCTGGACGTGTAAATGTTGAATATGTTCGTTCAGAACGCGCGTGGTTGCACCCAGGGCAATCAGCTGAGATTTTGGTTGATGGTAAATCAATTGGTTACTTAGGTCGTTTGCATCCATCTCTAGAAAATGACCTTGATTTAAGCACGACTTGGGTTGCTGAACTCGATCAAACAGCTGTTTTGCAATCTTATGTATCTAATTTTACAGAATTATCACGTTTTCCTTCGGTTAGACGTGATATTGCGCTTTTAATCTCTGATAATATAAATGTTAGAGATATTCAGCAGTTAATCGAACAAACTGGTGGAGAGCTTTTAGACTCTACATGGTTATTCGATGTGTATACGGGGCAGGGTGTCGAAGATGGTAAGCGCTCATTAGCGTTTGCACTTTTGTGGCAACATCCTTCACGTACGCTTGAAGATGCTGAAATTAAATCTGGTATGGACAATATTATCCAAGTGTTAGAAAACACTTATCAAGCGACATTGAGGGCCTCATGA
- the pheS gene encoding phenylalanine--tRNA ligase subunit alpha, translating into MSLEALTTEALAAIAAAQDLVALDQVRVQFTGKKSQLAEQSKALGKMDPEERKVQGAAIHAVRETINTALTERQAALQQAALEQKLASETIDITLPGRGQRVGTVHPVTQVQERICQFFTKAGFTVATGPEVEDDYHNFEALNIPGHHPARAMHDTFYFDATHLLRTHTSGVQIRTMETSEPPIRIVCPGRVYRCDSDQTHSPMFHQIEGLYVAENTSFAELKGLLINLLNEFFEKDLKVRFRPSYFPFTEPSAEVDIMDERGRWLEVLGCGMVHPNVLSAAGIDPDKYKGFAFGLGVERFAMLRYGINDLRMFYQNDVRFLRQFA; encoded by the coding sequence ATGTCACTGGAAGCCCTGACCACAGAAGCGCTTGCTGCCATTGCAGCAGCTCAAGACCTTGTTGCACTTGATCAGGTACGTGTGCAATTTACAGGGAAAAAAAGCCAGCTTGCAGAACAATCGAAAGCATTAGGGAAAATGGACCCTGAAGAACGCAAAGTACAAGGTGCTGCGATTCATGCTGTTCGAGAAACAATTAATACTGCTTTAACAGAACGTCAAGCGGCATTACAACAGGCAGCACTTGAGCAAAAGCTAGCAAGTGAAACGATTGATATTACTTTGCCGGGCCGCGGTCAACGTGTTGGTACAGTTCATCCTGTTACTCAAGTACAAGAAAGAATTTGTCAGTTCTTCACTAAAGCTGGTTTTACAGTCGCGACTGGCCCAGAAGTTGAAGATGACTATCACAATTTTGAAGCATTAAATATTCCTGGTCACCATCCAGCGCGTGCTATGCACGATACTTTCTATTTTGATGCCACTCATTTACTGCGTACGCATACCTCTGGTGTACAGATCCGTACAATGGAAACAAGTGAGCCACCAATTCGTATTGTATGTCCTGGGCGTGTTTATCGTTGTGACTCAGATCAAACGCATTCACCAATGTTCCATCAGATCGAAGGTCTATACGTTGCCGAGAACACCAGCTTTGCTGAGTTAAAAGGTTTATTGATTAATCTGCTTAATGAGTTTTTTGAAAAAGATTTAAAGGTACGTTTCCGTCCATCATATTTCCCGTTTACTGAGCCAAGCGCAGAAGTAGATATTATGGATGAACGTGGCCGTTGGTTAGAAGTTTTAGGCTGTGGCATGGTACATCCAAATGTATTAAGTGCCGCGGGTATTGATCCTGATAAATACAAAGGCTTTGCTTTTGGTTTAGGGGTAGAGCGCTTTGCGATGTTGCGTTATGGCATTAATGACTTGCGTATGTTCTATCAAAATGATGTGCGTTTCTTACGCCAATTTGCCTAA
- a CDS encoding GNAT family N-acetyltransferase, producing the protein MKSLNEREIRIATFKDALSIAEVHVQCWKETYTGMLKQEILDELKVRDKELLWKEITKSPDHKLFIYTENGMVKGFLDGYLNPKNNIAEILAFYLLEEIQRQGIGRELFQKFYHCALNQDYASIRLDVFNKNPSRFFYEKMGAKIIGETELPEFGFEITELLYQWEL; encoded by the coding sequence TTGAAATCATTAAATGAAAGAGAAATTCGTATAGCCACCTTTAAGGATGCATTATCTATTGCAGAAGTGCATGTACAGTGTTGGAAAGAAACTTATACAGGTATGCTTAAGCAAGAAATATTGGATGAGCTTAAAGTACGAGATAAGGAGCTACTATGGAAAGAAATAACCAAAAGCCCTGATCATAAGTTATTTATCTATACTGAAAATGGAATGGTAAAAGGCTTTCTCGATGGTTATCTGAACCCAAAGAATAATATTGCTGAAATTCTTGCCTTTTATCTTTTGGAAGAAATTCAAAGGCAAGGTATAGGTCGTGAGTTATTTCAAAAGTTCTATCACTGTGCATTAAATCAAGATTACGCTTCTATTCGTTTAGACGTTTTTAATAAAAATCCAAGCCGTTTCTTCTATGAAAAAATGGGAGCCAAAATAATTGGTGAAACCGAACTACCTGAGTTCGGTTTCGAAATAACAGAGTTACTTTATCAATGGGAACTCTAA
- a CDS encoding NADAR family protein — translation MKDEKFLNDLIKKVQKGVQFKYLYFWGHTPKQADLVDKSCFSQWYPVQFTDEGIEYFTAKHYMMAQKAKLFNDEEIFAQILQVKHPNEAKQLGRKVRNYDEKIWQEKRFDIVVQANFAKFSQHPELKNFLLATKDHILVEASPVDKIWGIGMAQDHLHIQDPSQWQGLNLLGFALMHVRDQLLAQ, via the coding sequence ATGAAAGATGAAAAATTTCTAAATGACTTAATTAAAAAAGTGCAAAAAGGTGTTCAGTTTAAATATTTATATTTTTGGGGACATACTCCTAAGCAGGCTGATCTTGTTGATAAGAGTTGTTTTAGTCAGTGGTATCCAGTGCAATTTACAGATGAGGGTATTGAATACTTTACTGCTAAGCACTATATGATGGCGCAAAAAGCAAAATTATTTAATGATGAAGAAATCTTTGCACAGATCTTGCAAGTTAAACATCCAAATGAAGCAAAACAGCTCGGTCGTAAAGTGCGTAATTATGATGAAAAGATATGGCAAGAAAAACGTTTTGATATCGTGGTGCAGGCGAACTTTGCTAAATTCTCTCAGCATCCTGAATTGAAAAATTTCTTATTAGCAACGAAAGACCATATTTTAGTTGAAGCATCTCCGGTAGATAAAATTTGGGGGATTGGTATGGCGCAAGATCATTTACATATTCAAGATCCATCTCAATGGCAAGGTTTAAATTTGTTGGGCTTTGCTTTAATGCATGTTCGAGATCAGCTTTTAGCTCAATAA
- the rplT gene encoding 50S ribosomal protein L20 — translation MARVKRGVVAHRRHKKILARAKGYYGARSRVYRVAFQAVIKAGQYAYRDRRQKKRQFRALWIARINAGARQNGLSYSRMIDGLKKAQVIIDRRVLADIAMHDAVAFAALAEKAKGALAA, via the coding sequence ATGGCTCGTGTAAAACGTGGTGTAGTGGCTCATCGTCGTCACAAAAAAATTCTTGCTCGCGCTAAAGGTTACTATGGTGCTCGTTCACGCGTTTACCGCGTAGCGTTCCAAGCGGTAATCAAAGCTGGTCAATACGCTTATCGTGACCGCCGTCAAAAGAAACGTCAATTCCGTGCTTTATGGATTGCGCGTATCAATGCTGGTGCTCGTCAAAACGGTTTGTCTTACAGCCGTATGATCGATGGCTTGAAAAAAGCTCAAGTGATCATCGACCGTCGCGTATTAGCTGACATCGCTATGCATGATGCAGTAGCATTTGCTGCTTTAGCTGAAAAAGCTAAAGGCGCATTAGCTGCATAA
- the rpmI gene encoding 50S ribosomal protein L35, which produces MPKMKTRRGAAKRFKATAHGFKRKQAFKRHILTKKSAKRIRQLRGCVMVHVSDVNSVRRMCPYI; this is translated from the coding sequence ATGCCTAAGATGAAAACTCGCCGTGGTGCTGCTAAACGCTTCAAAGCGACTGCACACGGTTTTAAGCGCAAACAAGCATTCAAGCGCCACATTTTGACCAAAAAATCTGCTAAACGTATCCGTCAATTACGCGGCTGTGTAATGGTTCATGTTTCTGACGTGAACTCAGTTCGTCGTATGTGCCCATACATCTAA
- the nreB gene encoding nickel resistance MFS transporter NreB gives MNIQNDAFAALRYRDFSIVTINQFCLTLAILIQEIIVAYSLYKITKDPLTLGLIGLAEAIPFIALSLWGGYFADRFNKQIIMKICLFFSVPLPLVLWLLFHLHGLGHISVNFLSWGIYTVIFGLGTIRGFYNPSATSLKPFLIPRKLYANGATWTTIGWQSGVIIGPMLGGFMLAYLGRETSLFSVAALLAICFILINLLHKRNFPKIETDNILESLGEGFRFIWKTKIVLWAISLDLASVLFGGIIALLPIFAEDILKVGPEGLGYLRAAPSIGALVTMIALTRFPLTQHAWRNMLLAVAGFGIFTILFAFSNNMWLSLFALAMTGACDSISVVVRQTILQIFPPENMRGRVAAVNGMFVSSSNELGAFESGLAAKYLGTITATIFGGCMTLVVVTFCWFKTNDLFKVDITKSSED, from the coding sequence ATGAATATACAAAATGATGCTTTCGCTGCATTGCGGTATCGAGATTTCTCTATCGTTACGATCAATCAATTTTGTTTAACACTTGCAATTTTGATTCAAGAAATTATTGTTGCTTACTCATTATATAAAATCACCAAAGATCCACTGACTTTAGGTTTGATTGGACTCGCAGAAGCAATTCCTTTTATTGCTCTTTCTCTTTGGGGAGGTTATTTCGCAGATAGATTTAATAAACAGATTATTATGAAAATATGTTTATTTTTCTCAGTCCCCCTTCCCTTGGTTTTATGGTTACTTTTCCACTTACATGGTTTAGGGCATATCAGTGTTAACTTCCTTTCTTGGGGCATTTATACAGTTATTTTTGGTTTAGGAACAATCCGTGGTTTCTATAATCCCTCTGCAACATCATTAAAACCATTTTTAATTCCACGCAAACTCTATGCCAATGGTGCGACATGGACAACCATCGGCTGGCAAAGTGGCGTCATTATTGGCCCAATGCTAGGTGGTTTTATGCTTGCTTATTTAGGCCGAGAAACTAGTCTATTTAGTGTTGCTGCGTTACTCGCTATTTGCTTTATTTTAATTAACTTATTACATAAACGTAATTTCCCTAAAATTGAGACTGACAATATTTTAGAAAGTTTAGGAGAGGGTTTCCGTTTTATCTGGAAAACCAAAATTGTTCTTTGGGCGATTTCTCTTGATTTAGCTTCAGTTTTATTTGGCGGTATCATCGCGTTATTGCCAATTTTCGCAGAAGATATATTAAAAGTCGGTCCGGAAGGGCTTGGCTATTTACGGGCGGCTCCATCTATTGGCGCACTTGTCACTATGATTGCTTTGACTCGCTTTCCGCTAACTCAGCATGCATGGCGTAACATGTTACTTGCCGTAGCAGGTTTTGGAATATTCACCATTTTATTCGCCTTCTCGAACAATATGTGGTTATCTCTCTTTGCTCTGGCTATGACAGGCGCATGTGACAGTATTTCTGTTGTTGTAAGACAAACCATTTTGCAAATTTTTCCACCAGAAAATATGCGGGGCCGCGTCGCTGCCGTAAATGGCATGTTTGTGTCTTCGAGTAATGAATTAGGAGCCTTTGAATCTGGTTTAGCAGCTAAATATTTAGGCACCATTACCGCTACAATTTTTGGAGGATGTATGACTCTGGTTGTTGTGACTTTCTGTTGGTTCAAAACTAATGATCTATTTAAAGTGGACATTACCAAAAGCTCAGAAGATTAA
- a CDS encoding YqaA family protein, with translation MLSYFLLFMSAFGAATLLPLQSEAVLVTLLLKGQYSALLLIGIATLGNVLGSCVNWWLGLKIEQFKHRKWFPVSEKRLQQAQSFYHKYGFYSLLLSWMPIIGDPITLVAGLFKENFWRFLGIVIIAKAGRYLFIYWVVMGFI, from the coding sequence ATGCTGAGTTACTTTTTGCTTTTTATGAGTGCTTTTGGCGCTGCGACATTATTACCTCTACAGTCTGAAGCGGTATTGGTAACCTTATTATTAAAGGGGCAATATTCAGCTTTGCTTTTAATTGGTATAGCTACTTTGGGTAATGTATTGGGTTCTTGTGTCAATTGGTGGTTAGGCCTAAAGATAGAACAATTTAAACATCGTAAGTGGTTTCCAGTTTCTGAAAAGCGATTACAACAAGCGCAGAGCTTTTACCATAAATATGGATTTTACTCCTTACTTTTGAGTTGGATGCCTATCATTGGTGATCCCATTACTTTAGTTGCTGGGCTATTCAAAGAAAATTTTTGGCGCTTCCTTGGTATAGTCATCATTGCTAAAGCAGGGCGTTATTTGTTTATTTACTGGGTGGTTATGGGTTTTATTTAA
- a CDS encoding glutathione S-transferase N-terminal domain-containing protein: MIDLYYWGTPNGHKITIALEEMGLDYTLYPINILENDQFQPDFLRISPNNKIPAIVDQDGPRGEPISIFESGAILQYLGRKTGLFYPADEQERVEVEQWLMWQMGGLGPMLGQNHHFNKFAPEKVPYAIERYVNETKRLYSVLNKQLIGQKFVAGEYSIADMAILPWILRYEWQGIQIEDYPYVQEYIVRLTARPAVQKALSIKVA, encoded by the coding sequence ATGATTGATCTATATTATTGGGGAACTCCCAATGGACATAAAATCACAATTGCCTTAGAAGAAATGGGACTGGATTACACCCTTTATCCAATTAATATTTTAGAAAATGATCAATTCCAGCCAGACTTCCTGAGAATTTCTCCAAATAATAAAATTCCTGCGATTGTTGATCAAGATGGACCTCGTGGTGAGCCGATTTCTATATTTGAATCGGGTGCTATCTTGCAATATTTAGGTAGAAAAACTGGATTATTTTACCCAGCTGATGAGCAAGAGCGAGTTGAGGTTGAACAATGGCTCATGTGGCAAATGGGCGGTTTAGGTCCTATGCTTGGGCAAAATCATCATTTTAATAAATTTGCCCCTGAAAAAGTTCCCTATGCTATAGAGCGCTATGTAAATGAGACTAAACGTTTATATAGCGTGCTTAACAAACAACTCATTGGTCAGAAGTTTGTCGCTGGTGAATACTCAATTGCTGACATGGCAATTTTACCTTGGATTTTGCGTTATGAATGGCAAGGTATTCAGATTGAAGACTATCCATACGTACAAGAATATATTGTTCGCTTAACAGCACGCCCAGCAGTTCAGAAAGCACTATCAATTAAAGTGGCTTAA
- the infC gene encoding translation initiation factor IF-3, with product MKQPDRNQQQGAKSNRPAINDEIRAKEVRLVGAEGEQKGIVSLSEALRAAEEVELDLVEIVANAEPPVCKIMDYNKHLFDLKQKQKDAKKKQHQVQVKEIKLRPATDVGDYQVKLRAILKFLEEGNKVKITLRFRGREMAHQQLGLAQLQKIEVDVAEFGVVEQAPKMEGRQMGMLLGPKKKK from the coding sequence ATTAAACAGCCTGACCGTAACCAACAACAAGGTGCAAAAAGCAACCGTCCAGCAATTAATGATGAGATCCGTGCAAAAGAAGTACGCCTCGTCGGTGCTGAAGGTGAGCAAAAAGGAATTGTTTCATTAAGTGAAGCACTGCGTGCTGCTGAAGAGGTTGAACTTGATCTTGTTGAGATCGTTGCAAACGCCGAGCCGCCTGTTTGTAAAATTATGGATTACAACAAGCACTTGTTTGACCTGAAGCAGAAGCAAAAAGATGCGAAGAAAAAACAGCATCAAGTGCAAGTGAAGGAAATCAAACTGCGCCCTGCAACTGATGTTGGTGATTATCAAGTTAAGCTTCGTGCTATTTTGAAATTCCTTGAAGAAGGAAACAAAGTGAAAATCACTTTACGTTTCCGTGGTCGTGAAATGGCTCATCAACAACTTGGCTTAGCTCAATTGCAAAAAATTGAAGTAGATGTGGCTGAGTTTGGGGTTGTGGAACAAGCACCAAAAATGGAAGGCCGTCAAATGGGTATGTTACTTGGACCGAAAAAGAAAAAGTAA